The genomic interval CGCCCTTCGAAGAGCGCTTGCAGATACTTGCGCTTTTGCGTTTCGCTGCCGAAGCGCTCGATCACGTTCGCGTTCGCCGTGGTCAGCATGGCATACGACGCGGTCGCGATGTTCGCGCTCTTGAAGAGCGACAGGCACGCAAACGAAATCACCGACGGCAACTGCATGCCGCCCCATTCGTAATCCTTGCCCGCGGCGAGGAAGCCGCTGGCGCGCATGGCGTCGAGCGCGTCTTTCACTTCGGCGGGCAGGGTGACGCGTTGTCCGTCGAACTGCGGCTCGTGTTCGTCCGCGAGACGGTTGTGTGTCGCGAACTTTTCCACGGCGACTGTATGCGCGGTGTCGAGCGCAGCGTCGAAGGTCTCGCGGCTGTGATCGGCGTGACGCGCGCGGCGTGTGAGCGTCTCTACTTCGAGTACTTCGAACAACTGAAACTCGAGATCACGTGAGTTGATGATCTGCGCATCTTGCATGAGAGAAGACCCGTGAAAAAGTAAGCCGCCGTGCGGAACAGCGACGTAAAGCAAAGCGTAAAAGCGCCCCCGAACATGTCGGCTCGGTGCGGCTGAAAGGCGCGGCATTCGGGTAATTCCCGATGCTTCGCCCCCCTATCATGCATGCCAGTTTATCTCGAAAGTGAATGATCGTGCTTTTATTTACAGGCCGAATTCCCGCACGTATGATGGGCGCAAAGCACGGCATACCGATCTGCATAGCAGAACAAATCTGGAGGAGCGACGCAATGTCTGTGAAGGACCTGTTTCAACTGGACGGCAAAGTGGCACTCATCACCGGCGGCTCGCGCGGCCTCGGTCTGCAAATGGCCGAGGCACTCGGCGAAATGGGCTGCCGCGTCGCCATCACCGCGCGCAAGGCCGATGAACTTGCCGAGGCGAAAACGCATCTGCAACAACTCGGTATCGAAGTGCAAACGGTGGTCAACGATCTGCAGCGCTTCGAAGGCATCCCCGGTCTCGTGGATGAAGTGCTGGGCCTTCACGGCCGCATCGATATTCTCGTCAACAACGCGGGCGCGACATGGGGCGCACCCGCCGAAGATTATCCCGACGAAGCGTGGCACAAGGTCATGAACCTGAACGTCAACGCACCGTTCTTTCTCGCTCGCGAAGTCGGCAAGCGCAGCATGATCCCGCGGCGCGCCGGCAAGATCGTCAATATCGCTTCGGTGGCGGGCTTGAAGGGTTCGCCGCCGGGCATGAACACGATCGCGTACAACACGTCCAAGGCCGCCGCGATCAATTTCACGCGGGCGCTCGCGGCCGAGTGGGGCAAGTACAACATCAACGTCAATGCGATCTGCCCGGGCTTTTTTCCTTCGAAGATGACGGCGGGTCTGCTCGACAAGCTCGGAGAAACGATCGTCGCACATACACCCTTGCAGCGTTTGGGCGGCGAAGAAGATCTCAAAGGTCCGATCGTGTTTCTCGCGAGCGAAGCGTCGCGCCACATCACCGGCCAGGAGTTCGCGGTGGATGGCGGCGCGATCATCATCTGAGCGTCACGCGGGTTCTACGCGGCGCTGTGAAAGAAGCGCCCGGCAGCAAGCCAACGCCCACCGACAGTAACAAGCTGGAGACGCTGATGAACGAACGCCATCACCCGCATTGGCCGCCGCAACTGCCACTGCACTTGACGCTGCCCGAGACCAATCTCTTCTACAACGCCGAAGTCTCGGCGGCGCGCTACCCGAATAAGCCGTTCATCGTCTTCTACGACACGGCGATCACGTTCGCCGAGTTCAAGGACGAAGCCGAACGGATAGCGGGTTTCCTGCAACAGGAGTGTCGGGTCAAGGCCGGCGACCGCGTGCTGCTGTATATGCAGAACAGCCCGCAATGGATCATCGCTTACTACGGCATCCTGCGGGCGAACGCGGTGGCGGTGCCGGTCAATCCGATGAACATGACGGGCGAATTGGCGCATTACGTCGAGGACAGCGGCGCGACCACGATCATCGCGCCGCAATGCCTGTTCTCGAATGTCGAGCCGTTGATCGGCAGCGGACCAGGAAAGGGCGTCGAGCACGCAATCGTCGCGACGTATAGCGATTATCTGAAGAAAACCTCGCCGATTCCCGTGCCTGAATTCATCGCCGCGTCACGCAAGACGTTCGCGATTGCCGGCGTCACGTCCTGGCAGGAAGTGCTCGATCGGCACATTGCGCCGGGGCCGCTCACCGCCGGTCCCGACGATCTGTGCGTGATGCCTTACACGTCGGGCACCACCGGCAAGCCCAAAGGCTGCATGCATACGCACCGCAGCGTGATGAGCACGGCGCTGGGCGGCTGCGTCTGGTTCTCGTCGCCGCCGGACGGCGTTTATCTATCCGTGCTGCCGCTCTTTCACGTGACCGGCATGCAAGGCGGCATGAACAGCGCGGTCTTTTCCGGTACGACCATCGTGCTGTTGCCGCGCTGGGACCGCGAGGCCGCCGCGCTATGCATGCAGAAATATCGCGTCACCGCATGGCAGTCCATCTCGACGATGATGGTCGATTTCCTCTCGAACCCGAAGCTCGACGAATACGATCTGTCGAGCCTCACCGGCACGCGCGGCGGCGGCGCGGCGATGCCGGACGCGATTGCCAGAAAGCTCAAGGCGCTGACCGGACTCGACTATGTCGAAGGCTACGGCATGACGGAGACGATTGCCGGCACGCACATCAATCCGCCGCATCGTCCGAAGCCGCAGTGCCTCGGCATTCCCGTGTTCGACGTGGACTCGCGCGTGATCGATCCGGTCTCGCTGGAGGAACTGCCGCAAGGCGAAACCGGCGAGATTGTCACTCACGCGCCGCAAGTCATGCAGGGCTACTGGAGAAATCCGAAGGCGACGGCGGAAGTCTTCATCGAACTCGACGGCAAGCGGTTTCTGCGAACCGGCGATCTCGGCCATATCGACGAAGACGGTTATTTCTTCATGACCGACCGTCTCAAACGCATGATCAACGCGTCCGGTTACAAGGTATGGCCGGCTGAAGTCGAGGCGCTGATGTACCGGCATCCGGCGATTCACGAGGTCTGTGTGATCGGCGTGAAGGACGAAAAGCGCGGCGAGACCGTGAAGGCGCTGGTGGTGCCGGACGCCGCGCATGCGGGCACGATTACTGCGCAGGAAATCATCGACTGGGCGCATGAGCAGATGGCCGCGTACAAGGCCCCGCGCATCGTCGAGTTCGTGGCGTCGCTGCCGAAGTCGGGCAGCGGCAAAATCTTGTGGCGCACATTGCAAGAACAGGATGCGGCGCGCGTGGCCGGTTCACGAGATTCGTCTGCTTGATGAAACACCGCTCGTGGCGCTGAACTGACTCTTTTGATGGTTTGCCTGTAAGCTTTGAGCGCGAGTCCGTACTGAGTATTGTGCGCGGCTTGCCGTGGTGAATAGAAGACTCGCAGACAAGCTTGACTGCGCTTGACTGCTATTGCCAACTTTCGAGAGGGGAACTGAAAATGAAGAGCTTTGCCATCAAACAGATCATGCTCGGCGTTGCCGTTACCGCCATGGTCGCCGGCACCATTCCGCTCGCCGCGGCTCAAGGCGCGAGCGACGCTGCCATGTCGGCTGCGCCCGGTATGGCGGCGAGCAGTGCGAAACCCACCAAAGCCGAGCGCAAAGAGGCCCGCAAGCAAGCCCGAGCCAAGAAGAATGCCGAGTTGAAGAAGCTCGAAGACGCAGGCTATCAGCCGTCCGAGAACGACCCGAACTATCCGGACAAACTGCAGAAAGCGCAGAAGAAGGCCGGCGTCGGAGCAGGCGCGAGCCAGTAGTCACCCAGGCAGCTATCGCCCAGGCAGCCGCACGACGTGACTGAATGTCGCGCGGCTGCCGGTACGGATCGCGTCCGCGAGCCATGCAACGCGGTTCAGCCCACTTCATCCGCATCGACTCAACGACCCACATTCAACGCACGCCGAGCGTCTCGACCAGCATGTCGACGAACGCCTTGACCCGCGCCGTCATCTGTAACTGCTGCGGGTACACTGCATAGATATCCGCGCCCGGCGTGCGGTACTCGGGCAGGACGTGCACGAGCCGGCCATCGGCGAGATATTCCGCGATATCCCATTCGGCGCGCATCAGAATGCCTTGGCCGTCCAGCGCCCACTTCACCGCGATTTCGCCGTCGTTGGTGGTCAGGTTGCCGCGCACGCGCACTGTCTCGGTTTTTTCCGCGGCGCCGCGTCCGCTGGTCAGACGCCAGACGCCGTAAGCGTCGCCGCCCTGGCGAATGCCGATGCAATTGTGCTGCGCCAGTTCCGCCGGACTGCGCGGCGCGCGCCGCTCGGCAAGATAGCGCGGCGAGGCGCACAACAGGCGCCGGTTCGACGCGACCCGGCGCGCGATCACTCGGGCATCCGGCGGTTCGCCGAAACGCACGCAGACGTCGAAGGCGTCGTCGCTGAGCGGCGGCGGATCGACCGAAAGCTGCAACTGCACATCCACCTCGGGAAAGCGCCGCACGAACCGCGAGATCAGCGGAGCCACGTGGCTGCGGCCGAATCCGAGCGTCGCGTTCACGCGCAGCAGGCCTTTCGGTGCCGCCTGCGAACCGCCGAGCAATTGGGCGAGGTCGTCCATCTCGCTCAGAATGCGCCGCGCGCGCGTCAGATACAGCTCGCCCTCCGGCGTGAGGCTCATGCGCCGCGTCGTGCGGTTGACGAGCGAGACGGCCGCCCGCGATTCCATCTGCGCCAGATGCTTGCTCACGGCCGCCGTGCTCAGCCCGAGTTCGCGTGCGGCCGCCGTGAGGCTGCCGCTCGCGGCGAGTGTGGAGAAAAAAGCGAGATCGTCCGGCTGGATCGACGAGGTCATGAAACGGCCTATTGTTAACCTGAAGTTAAGGATGCTTTGAGTCTAGCAGCGTTTTTCCAGGCAGTGGCCGTTCTACGATGCGCTCCATGCTTTCAACATCATGGAGACGCCCAATGAAGACCTATCGCATCGCAACCATTCCCGGCGACGGCATCGGCAAGGAAGTCGTACCCGCTGGCCGGCGCGTTCTGGAAGCCATCGCCGGGAGCGGCGACGCTTTCGGTTTCGAGTTCGAGAATTTCGACTGGGGCGGCGACTATTACCGCGAGCATGGCGTGATGATGCCGGCCGACGGACTCGATGCGATTCGTCACAAGGATGCGATTCTGTTCGGCTCGGCGGGCGACCCGGATATTCCCGACCACGTGACGCTGTGGGGGCTGCGCCTGAAAATCTGCCAGGGCTTCGACCAGTACGCGAACGTGCGCCCCACGCGCATCCTGCCCGGCATCGACGCACCGCTGAAGCGCTGCGGACCGGAGGATCTCGACTGGGTGATCGTGCGCGAGAACTCGGAAGGCGAATATGCCGGCGTAGGCGGCCGCGCGCACCAAGGCCATCCGATCGAAGTCGCCACCGACGTTTCGATGATGACCCGCGCGGGCGTCGAACGCATTCTGCGTTTCGCGTTCCAGCTCGCGCAATCGCGGCCCCGCAAGCTGCTTACCGTGATCACCAAGAGCAACGCGCAGCGTCACGCCATGGTCATGTGGGACGAGATCGCCGTGCAGGTCTCGAAGGAGTTCCCGGACGTGCGCTGGGACAAGGAACTCGTCGACGCCGCCACCGCGCGCATGGTCAACCGGCCGGCCACGCTCGACACGATCGTCGCCACCAATCTGCACGCCGATATTCTCAGCGACCTGGCCGCGGCGCTGGCCGGCAGTCTCGGCATCGCGCCGACCGCCAATCTCGACCCCGAACGTCGCTATCCGTCCATGTTCGAGCCGATTCATGGCTCCGCATTCGACATCATGGGCAAGGGTCTCGCGAATCCGGTCGGCACTTTCTGGTCGGTGGTGATGATGCTGGAGCATCTCGGCGAGCACGCCGCCGCACAGCAATTGATGGCGGCAATCGAGCGCGTCACGGCGGACCCGTCGCTGCACACGGGCGACCTGGGCGGCACGGCCACGACCGCGCGGGTGACCGATGCCGTGTGCGCGATCCTGGCGGCGGCCTCGCCGACCGATGCGTCTACCTCTGCACGAGCCGAACCGGTGGCGAGCGTCAAGGCCGCCTGAAGCCGGCCGCCACGCGCAAAGAGTCACACAAAACATAACGCCCGGACGAACGCGTCACGGGCGATCTCGCTGCATCGAGCAGAGCTTGAGTGGAGACAGGTATGAACAATGAACTGCAGGCCCGAGTGGTGCGCAAGCTGACCTGGCGCATCCTGCCTTTTGTGATGCTGCTTTACTTTGTCAGCTTTCTCGACCGGGTGAACGTCGGCTTTGCGGCCATCACCATGAACAAGGATCTCGGCCTCACGCCGACCATGTTCGGGCTCGGCGGCGGCATTTTCTTCCTTGGCTATTTTCTGTTCGAGGTGCCGTCGAATCTCATCCTCAACAAGGTCGGCGCGCGCATCTGGATTGCACGCGTGATGGTGACGTGGGGGCTGGTTTCGGCGGCCTCGGCATTCGTGGCGGGGCCGACTTCGTTCTATACGCTGCGCTTTCTGCTCGGCGTGGCCGAAGCCGGATTTTTTCCCGGCATCATCCTGTATCTGAGCCAGTGGTTTCCCGCCCGCCAGCGCGCCGTCGCGGCCGCCGCGTTCATGGCGGCTGCGCCGCTCTCGACGGCCATCGGCTCGCCGATTTCCGGCGCGATCATGCAGATGCCCGCGTTGTTCGGCCTGAAGGACTGGCAATGGCTGTTCGTCATCGAAGCAATTCCCGCCGTGCTGCTCGGCTTCGTGGTGTTGAAGGCGCTCACCGATTCGCCGGACAAAGCCAAATGGCTCGCCGCCGATGAAAAAGCGTGGCTCATCGCCACCTTGCGCGACGAACGCATGGGACGCGAATCGCAGGCAGGCCATGCCGCCGGCGCGCTCGCCGCACTGCGCGACTCGCGCGTGTGGATCATGTCGATGATCTATTTCGGCACCTCCGCGGGACTCTACACGCTCGGTTTGTGGGCGCCGCTCATCATTCGCCAGTTCGGCTTCAGCGCGCTCGGCACAGGCGCATTGAATGCGATTCCGAGCGTGCTGGCGGTGCTCGGCATGGTGGTGTGGGCGCGTCATTCGGACCGCCGCGGCGAGCGCACGTGGCACGTGGTGATTCCTTGCGTGGCGGCCGCCATCGGGCTCGCCTGGGCCGGTCTCGCGGATACGGCGGTTGGCGTCGTGCTGGCGCTGGTGGTGGTGAATGTCGGCATCAGCGCGGCGAAGGCCCCGCTGTGGGCGATGCCGAGCACGTTTCTCTCGGGCGCCGGGGCCGCCGCCGGCATCGCCATGATCAATTCGATCGGCAACCTGGGCGGCTTCGTCGGACCGTTCGCGATCGGCTGGCTCAAAAGCGTGACGGGCGGATATGCCGCCGGGCTCTATGTGGTGGCGGCGAGTCTCGCGGTTTCGGCTTTGCTCACGTTGGCGGTCGGCCGGCGCGGGTATCGGACAGCGCACGCGGCACAATGATCCAGTCCGCTCGAATGGTCATGAGAAGCGTTGTCGTTCTCGCTCACAACGCGCTTTAGGGCTTTGATCTTTTGCGTATCTGAATCGATTACGCTTTGATGCTGTGGACTCGACACGCGGGCACAGCACCATGGCATCCAGACGCGAAGTAGAACGATACAAAGCCAATCTCTCCGATGAACTGCACAGCGCCGCGCTGTACGAAACGCTCGCGAAGGTCGAGCAAGACGGCGCTCGCAAGCAGGTCTACAGCGAGCTTGCCAGATCCGAGCGCGATCATGCGCAAGTCTGGGCCGACAAGCTGAGAGCCAACGGCCTTGATCCGAAAGGCACCGGTCAGGCCGTCAAAACGCGTTTGATGAAAGGACTGGTCCGCCTGTTCGGTGCGGGCTTCGTGCTGCCCACGCTGGCGGCCGCGGAGTACGCCGATCGCAACAAATACCAGGGGCAGCCGGACGCGGGCCGCATGTCGGCCGACGAACATCATCACGCCGCGATGGTGCAGGCGCTGGCTCATGGCGGCGGCGACGCGAGCCTCGCGCCGGGCGCGCGGATCGCCGCGGCTGAATCGTGGCACAAGGGCGCGGGGTCGGGCAACGACTTGCGCGCCGCCGTGCTCGGCGCCAACGACGGCCTCGTCTCGAACTTCTGCCTGATCATGGGCGTGGCCGGCGCGGGCACCGGCAACAAGGCGATTCTGTTGACGGGGCTGGCGGGACTCATCGCCGGCGCGTGTTCGATGGCGCTGGGCGAATGGCTCTCGGTGACCAATGCGCGCGAGCTGGCCAGCACGCAGGTCGCGAAAGAGGCGCAGGAACTCGAAGAATCGCCGGAAGCCGAAGAACACGAACTTGCGCTGATCTATCGCGCCAAGGGTCTCGACGCGGGCGAGGCCAAACGGGTCGCCTCGCAAATGATGCGCGACAAAAGCAAGGCGCTCGACACGCTCACTCGCGAAGAACTCGGACTCGATCCGGCGGAGTTGGGCGGCAATCCATGGTCCGCGGCGGGCGTGTCGTTCTGCCTGTTCTCCGTGGGCGCGATTTTTCCGGTAATGCCGTTTCTGTGGACGCATGGGTATAGCGCGATCATGCAATGCGTGGTGCTCAGCATGCTGGCGCTCGCTTCGATCGGTGTGTTCACGTCGCTTTTCAACGGACGCAGCGCGGGGTTTTCCGCGTTGCGGCAGGTCGTGATCGGACTGATCGCGGCTGCGTTCACGTTCGGGGTGGGGCGGTTGCTGGGCGTGTCGGTGTCGTGAGCGCTTGCCCTGGCAAGCGTATTTCGCCGTTGCATGGCAGGAACGACGGTTTTTCGGCTTGGGTTTTGGGGATGTGCGCTTGCTGCGCTGCGGCAACAAGGTT from Paraburkholderia phytofirmans PsJN carries:
- a CDS encoding SDR family oxidoreductase — translated: MSVKDLFQLDGKVALITGGSRGLGLQMAEALGEMGCRVAITARKADELAEAKTHLQQLGIEVQTVVNDLQRFEGIPGLVDEVLGLHGRIDILVNNAGATWGAPAEDYPDEAWHKVMNLNVNAPFFLAREVGKRSMIPRRAGKIVNIASVAGLKGSPPGMNTIAYNTSKAAAINFTRALAAEWGKYNINVNAICPGFFPSKMTAGLLDKLGETIVAHTPLQRLGGEEDLKGPIVFLASEASRHITGQEFAVDGGAIII
- a CDS encoding long-chain fatty acid--CoA ligase, whose amino-acid sequence is MNERHHPHWPPQLPLHLTLPETNLFYNAEVSAARYPNKPFIVFYDTAITFAEFKDEAERIAGFLQQECRVKAGDRVLLYMQNSPQWIIAYYGILRANAVAVPVNPMNMTGELAHYVEDSGATTIIAPQCLFSNVEPLIGSGPGKGVEHAIVATYSDYLKKTSPIPVPEFIAASRKTFAIAGVTSWQEVLDRHIAPGPLTAGPDDLCVMPYTSGTTGKPKGCMHTHRSVMSTALGGCVWFSSPPDGVYLSVLPLFHVTGMQGGMNSAVFSGTTIVLLPRWDREAAALCMQKYRVTAWQSISTMMVDFLSNPKLDEYDLSSLTGTRGGGAAMPDAIARKLKALTGLDYVEGYGMTETIAGTHINPPHRPKPQCLGIPVFDVDSRVIDPVSLEELPQGETGEIVTHAPQVMQGYWRNPKATAEVFIELDGKRFLRTGDLGHIDEDGYFFMTDRLKRMINASGYKVWPAEVEALMYRHPAIHEVCVIGVKDEKRGETVKALVVPDAAHAGTITAQEIIDWAHEQMAAYKAPRIVEFVASLPKSGSGKILWRTLQEQDAARVAGSRDSSA
- a CDS encoding DUF4148 domain-containing protein — translated: MKSFAIKQIMLGVAVTAMVAGTIPLAAAQGASDAAMSAAPGMAASSAKPTKAERKEARKQARAKKNAELKKLEDAGYQPSENDPNYPDKLQKAQKKAGVGAGASQ
- a CDS encoding LysR family transcriptional regulator is translated as MTSSIQPDDLAFFSTLAASGSLTAAARELGLSTAAVSKHLAQMESRAAVSLVNRTTRRMSLTPEGELYLTRARRILSEMDDLAQLLGGSQAAPKGLLRVNATLGFGRSHVAPLISRFVRRFPEVDVQLQLSVDPPPLSDDAFDVCVRFGEPPDARVIARRVASNRRLLCASPRYLAERRAPRSPAELAQHNCIGIRQGGDAYGVWRLTSGRGAAEKTETVRVRGNLTTNDGEIAVKWALDGQGILMRAEWDIAEYLADGRLVHVLPEYRTPGADIYAVYPQQLQMTARVKAFVDMLVETLGVR
- a CDS encoding tartrate dehydrogenase — its product is MKTYRIATIPGDGIGKEVVPAGRRVLEAIAGSGDAFGFEFENFDWGGDYYREHGVMMPADGLDAIRHKDAILFGSAGDPDIPDHVTLWGLRLKICQGFDQYANVRPTRILPGIDAPLKRCGPEDLDWVIVRENSEGEYAGVGGRAHQGHPIEVATDVSMMTRAGVERILRFAFQLAQSRPRKLLTVITKSNAQRHAMVMWDEIAVQVSKEFPDVRWDKELVDAATARMVNRPATLDTIVATNLHADILSDLAAALAGSLGIAPTANLDPERRYPSMFEPIHGSAFDIMGKGLANPVGTFWSVVMMLEHLGEHAAAQQLMAAIERVTADPSLHTGDLGGTATTARVTDAVCAILAAASPTDASTSARAEPVASVKAA
- a CDS encoding MFS transporter; protein product: MNNELQARVVRKLTWRILPFVMLLYFVSFLDRVNVGFAAITMNKDLGLTPTMFGLGGGIFFLGYFLFEVPSNLILNKVGARIWIARVMVTWGLVSAASAFVAGPTSFYTLRFLLGVAEAGFFPGIILYLSQWFPARQRAVAAAAFMAAAPLSTAIGSPISGAIMQMPALFGLKDWQWLFVIEAIPAVLLGFVVLKALTDSPDKAKWLAADEKAWLIATLRDERMGRESQAGHAAGALAALRDSRVWIMSMIYFGTSAGLYTLGLWAPLIIRQFGFSALGTGALNAIPSVLAVLGMVVWARHSDRRGERTWHVVIPCVAAAIGLAWAGLADTAVGVVLALVVVNVGISAAKAPLWAMPSTFLSGAGAAAGIAMINSIGNLGGFVGPFAIGWLKSVTGGYAAGLYVVAASLAVSALLTLAVGRRGYRTAHAAQ
- a CDS encoding VIT1/CCC1 transporter family protein, translating into MASRREVERYKANLSDELHSAALYETLAKVEQDGARKQVYSELARSERDHAQVWADKLRANGLDPKGTGQAVKTRLMKGLVRLFGAGFVLPTLAAAEYADRNKYQGQPDAGRMSADEHHHAAMVQALAHGGGDASLAPGARIAAAESWHKGAGSGNDLRAAVLGANDGLVSNFCLIMGVAGAGTGNKAILLTGLAGLIAGACSMALGEWLSVTNARELASTQVAKEAQELEESPEAEEHELALIYRAKGLDAGEAKRVASQMMRDKSKALDTLTREELGLDPAELGGNPWSAAGVSFCLFSVGAIFPVMPFLWTHGYSAIMQCVVLSMLALASIGVFTSLFNGRSAGFSALRQVVIGLIAAAFTFGVGRLLGVSVS